Part of the Scyliorhinus canicula chromosome 8, sScyCan1.1, whole genome shotgun sequence genome is shown below.
CTCAAGCAGACCTGAACTGGGGGTTTGAATGAAAATCACATATTTATTTCCTTGAATGCAGCTGGACTTGAGGAGTTGCAAGTTTGTTCAGTGCAAAGGGTGGAATAAAAAATAGAATTTTGCTAATTCATTTTGGCAGGCCTCAGTTACATTAGTGCAGTCAAGTCTGTCATGGAAGGATTGGAGGATGAACATTTGAGGCAGTAGTGTGCAGAAAGGGAAGAAACACAGAATCCAAAGATAGACAGAAGTCAATGGCtgaaagaaaaatggcagggagaTGTCACTAAAGTGTAGCAGCAGAAAATGTAGCTTAAGGGTTCTTCACAGTTCATCTCAGTGTTCACGCTAGGTGGATATATTTAGACACCCATTCACATATTATGAGGCTCCTCAATCTCCTAAAACTGTAAAATGATGCTTCAAGGCcataacattttttaaatgttgtggacCCGCTTATAGACATGTTAGTTTCCTCGCTGCATCTTTTAGATGATGTTTGCAGGTTATAGTTTTACAGAGACAGCTAATGAACATCTTGATCATGCCTCCTGATCAGAAGTTCTCCATCTGTCCTCTGCAGCCCTAACATCTGGGTGCATAAGTGATGATTTATATTCAGCTGCAAATTGAAAATGCAAGCATACACGGACAATTGCTGATTGACATTCATCTTAGTAACCCGCGGAGGCAATTCTCCAATCATTTGCTCTGAACTTGTCCAGATCTAAATTGAAGAGCACGTGAATGATGTTTTTGAGCTGGATGTTCGGGCATTTCCTGCTGGCTGGATCTTCTGGACCCGCCGAAGggtacccctccccactccagccCCCCTAGTGGGTTCCCCGGTAGCAGGACGGGCGAGCCATAAAAAGCACGGTCGACTTTGGCGTGTCTGGAAAACCCTGCCGGCAACCAATGGCACGGCGGTCTGCTGCCGGAAAGGATGCGGCGAGGGAACGGAAAATCCTGGCCTTAGGAAATCTAAACATGGGCTGCATTTCCTGAGCTCATCGGTTCTAACTGGGATGTTAAAAATGACAACAATTGATTCAGTAGTGTAAGTTTCTTGGGTTGGGGAACCTGGGACAAGAGAACATGATTGCCGGAATTCGCTGGCCATCGGGATTCATTTTTCCAGCTGGCAGCGCTTGCCCAGGAAAAGGTTtcacggcggcgtggggtggttacaatggaaaTTCCCACTGACAAGCCGcggatagaatcccaccgccagcgaacgccGTGCCACCGCAAAACACGTAGCTGGGGGATCGGAGAAACCAGCCCGATATTAATTTTACGGCTTGGCCATTCAGGAGTGAAATGTGGAAATAATTATTCTCACAAAAATCAGAGGAAATGTGGAACTCCTTCCCTTCAAAGGCTATGGAGCCAATTCAAGTTTTCAAGAATTAGATGGGCAGATCTATTCATTCGGTAAGCGAATATGGAACAAAGTTGGAGAAATAGGGTTGATGTACAAATCAGccttgatctaattgaatggcaaatGGTCGACACCCATTCTTATCTTTCCTAAGTACTGGCACTGAATAACTAACTTATTGATTTATATTCAAAAATTTGCATTTGGTTATCTAATTCATCGCAAGTTAAATTTAGCATTTTTGTACTTTTTGTTTAAAATTCGGCAATCGTTTCTCAACTCCTTGCTTTTAGCAAAGGTCACTGAAAATTGATTGCTTATAGTTTCCTCTTTTAGGCTTGTCTTTGCTTCCAGCGAGAGAAGAACACATGTCGCCCCAACGTGTTTCCAGTCAGTTAAATGTGGATCTTTTTCATGCACTTCCCTTTTTCCGTATTACGAGGAGATAGATTTTGGATGagttaaaattaattaattaagttTAATTAATTAAAATTGCATCCTGGAAGGTGAAGTCAAAAGAGCATTTTCCAGTCACAATCATAACTTAGCTGATGGGACAGCTAAAAGAATAGATATATATAAGTACAGAGAGAAGAGAATATCGAATGTAGCCTGAAGGCTTGTTGACTTTGGCTTCAGGTCTAGTTGGAAATGCGGAAAACCTATGGATCCCGACTGTTAATGTTAGAACAGCCCGCGGCACACGTTTTCCAAATTTCACTGGCTGTTTTCTGCCCAGAGTCCCTTCATTCCCTCCTTAACACTGAAGCACTGAGATAATGGGTGCGGACAAGCTTTCCATAACTTTCCCAGTTGACCATTCTTCAGGAGCACCGTGAATAGCGAGTTATGGCAGACCATCGTTGGTCAAGGCGAAAAATCAGAGCCAAGTCTCGTGCCACCGAATCATAAGGGATCAGGGAAGAAATCTACCCCTCTGGAGATAGGGCTTGAGCTTGCAGATAGTAGAGCTATGGGATTACCAAGATATCGTCTATTTTAGAACTATGTGGTGACTTTTTCATTTGGACACTTCcaccatagaatcagagaattcatGCCACATGATTTGTCCTCAAATTTGGTGCAGACAATAACTCATAatttccatatatatatatatatataaaattccaatttttttaaaatttcactaATTTTTGAATTTTATTTTGCATTTGGATTTGATGGTGAAGTTAACTTTTCCCATTGAAGTATTGTCTTCGTATGATAGCCTTATGAACTTGAAGGTGACAAAGCATACGTTTTGTGCCTGCTTCTTCTGCTCAAATCCAATACTGGCATGTCTTGTACACCAAGAACCACTCCATTcatattgcttaaaaaaaaatgacttcCATTAAAAAGAACAGccctactccctccctccctgcattCAACGTTTATGACCTCTCCACccacccctgtccccaccccagccccgcactcccccccaccccccaccccatcgcccACCGCCCATCACTACCCTCAGCATTTTGCAACACAATCGGCACTGATATGAGGGTTCATCGACGATCATGTTTCCATGTGGAAATCCACTGGTGCTTGTGTGAAGACCTCCACCTTCCGATTGTCCAGGACTGGTAAAgtttgaaacaaaaaaaattgAATGATCTTTCCTTTCACTTGACCAAACAGTTCACCAGTGAGATTCAGTCATCAGAGATCTACAACATGGGCTGTCATTTAAACCAGATCAGTGAAAGAAGCCCAGTGTTTCCCGGCATTCCCTTCATTTAAATTCAAGGCACGAGCACCACGTAAGCAACACCAAATCTCCACTTTCCATGATAAACCATTTTCTTTTTACCAACAATGGTTACCAACTCCCTGGCTGTGTGACATTCCAGGGAGCGTTATCCAAGGGATGATTTAGCCCCACAACGGGCAGGCGGCCGAAAGGTTTCTTTTATGTTCATAAAGTACAGCCTGTTGCTGTTGGGTTTTATATCATCTTCATGTTGAACCTCCGCGTGCCTCCTTGCTCAGTGTCAGCTGCGGCTCCATTCGTCTTGCGAGGAATGTATTCAATGTCGATGTTGTTCTTGTGCTTGCCCTTCCCCCGGCTCCACACAAAGAGGAGCAGGAAGCAGAACAACACCACGCCGAGGAATGTGAAGCAACCCATGGCCGTGGACACCAGTATAGTCTTTAGATCCAGTGCAACTGTCATGGACACATGCGTCCCATTGGAGTGTGTGTCATTTAGATCGGTCATGTACAGAGAGCTCTTGTTCCCAAGCAGATTCTCAGAAAGTCCCTTCACGAGCAACGTCACTGAGAAGGTGTCATTCCCGGCCGCGTTACTCGCGATACAGATATAGACTCCGCTATCCTGAACCTGGGTGAACTTGAGTTCCAGTGTTCCATCTCCCAATACTGTCACCCTCCCATTTGACTTGAGGGTGATCAGCCTCCTGCGCGGAGACTGCCAGGAGATAATTGGGAGAGGGTCCCCATCGGCATGACAACTGAATTGAGCCACCTGGCCTTCATCAATCACCAGGTGCTGCGGACTTTTGTCTGGGATCTGGGGTTTCTGGCAGGTGAAGTAGCTGGGCAGGTAAAGGTCGTTGAAATCTTGAAAACGTTTTCCCTTGATGCTCTCTGGAGAGGCACAGATTGGCTGCTCTTGTGTAAACCTCAGAGCCTTCCTCCTTTGCAGCATCCACAGCAGTCGGCAGTCGCACGCCAGTGGGTTATGGTCTATACAGAGCAGTTGGAGGTTTTTCACCGTTTGGAATGCGCTCTCCTCCAGAGTGTCCAACAGGTTATGGGATACGTTTAGGACCCGCAAGGTGTGCAGCCCTTTAAAGGAACGGGGCTCAATGGTGAGCAACTGCGCCCGAACCAGGTGCAGTTCTTGAAGTCGTATCAAATCCTGCAGCATGCCCGATTCGACAATGCTGATGGGGTTGTAGGACAGGTTCAGGTACGCAAGGTAAATTAGGTGCTTGAATGCCGCATAGGGTATTGCAGACAGGTTTGTGTTGGTGATGGACAGGGAGGTGAGATTGAGACCATGCAGACTGTTGGCGGGTAATACATCCAGCAGAGGCCAGTGATCAATCTCCAGGTGTTTCAATCGATACAGCTTTTTGAAGGAATAGGCATGGATGGCATTGATGTGAAGGTGGCACAGCCGGAGGCTGATGAGATTGTGAAGGTGAGACAGTGCTTCGGTTGGCACCGCTGTAAGGTTGCACTTCTCAAGGGTTAACTGCTGAAGTGCCAGCAGTCCGCTGAAGGCTCGATGTGAAATGTAAACCAAATCATTGTCCCCCACTTCAAGAGATTTTAAGTTGCGTAAATCCTGGAAGGTGTAGTCGAGCAAAATGACTATTTTATTCTCGCTGATGTCCAACATTGTCAAGTTAGACAACCCAGAAAAAACGCCAAGTGGGATGAGTTTTAGCCGGTTACTTCTCAGGCGTAGGGAGCGCAAGTTAAAAAGATTACTAAAAGATCCGGGTTCCACAATTGTTATTATATTTTCACTAAGGTCTATTACTTCCAGTAAGGTATATGACGCAAACTCATCTGGATTGATGTTCTTCAGCTTATTCTTGCTCAGGTCCAATATTTTGGTCTCAATAGGAATGCCCTCAGGGATCAGCGTCAAGCGTTTGCGATGGCAGGTAACGGATTTGCTCTGTGCAGTGCACTCACATCGAGCTGGGCATCCCATTGTAGACCCAGTGAGAATAACGATCAGAGCCAGGCCCAGAAATGGCTGCCAACACGATATGGCCGCGTGAAGCATGACTTTGCCGATGCAGTCCACCATTGTGTCAAGGGCCTACGACAGAggggaaacaaaaatgaaaaaaaaaagaaaacttcagTTATTTAAACATTACTCAACACACATCTGTTAGCAGCATAGGAATAATTTTGATACAGTTTGCGAACAACATAAATATGGGGCTACTGCCAATACCTTGTCAGTTCAGTGACATCAACCTCTGCTATAGGCTGTCTGAGTTTGACAATaaattttttcttttataaatttagcgtacccaattatttttttccaattaaggggcaatttagcgtggccaatccacctcacctgcacatctttgggttgtgggggtgaaacccacgcaggcatggggagaaggtgcaaactccacacggacagtgacccagggccgggattcgaacctgggtcctcagcgccataggctgcaatgctaaccaaccactgtgccaccgtgctgccctatttgacAATAATGACTTGTACACAAGCGGGGCCTCAGCTGTGTAACCATGAATGCTTCCTGTGATTCGGACTGGATATCTGTCTCTTTTTCTATCTTAATTCTTTTTCAAtctctttgggctggattcttccaccccgcccgccGAAAGTTCGCCACGGGCAGGACAAGGACCatggaaaggtcattgacctcggGGAGGAATTTCTGGTTGCCGGGcgatgcggccggagaatcccgccctttgactCAACACAAGAGGCAAGTAGGCTTAATTCAATTCACTTAGACTTCATCCACAATAATATGTGTACAAAGCAAATAATTGTTATCAATTCCATTTTGAACCATTGGTAAAACTTCGCTTTTTATAATGATCCAAGACAAAGCAAATCACAATGCTgccccactttggtcagccatcTTACTTTAGTTGAACACAATAAACCCTTCAACATGGTGTGTCATGGTCTAAGATGGAAGTAGCTCTCTTTACAGTTTTGGACTGGGCAGCAGAGGGGACTCGTCATTGGCCACCAGCAGAATCTTCCGGTCTAGCTGAAGTAAACCCTGTTTTCTATGTCTCGCCCGGCAGGGAATCCGCCACGTGGTAgtggtgggttggtggggggagtgagggggggggggggggggggggtcaccattgacagGACTGGGAATCCCGCCAGCAGGAAGGACTGAAGAATCCCTCCCATGGTCTTTTTCTGCCTGTTTAGTTGTGCACTGTGCTGTTTTGAAAGGTTCTCTCTCTGCCTCGTCCACTCTTTTTTCCCCCCAGGCAGAGATCACAGCGGGTGAGCGGGGATTCCAATTTGCTGAGAAAAGCTAATATGAATCGCGAACTGCGCAGTCAGAGAGGAAAACAACTTCTGGTGGTCATGCTGGCCATCTTTTGTTTGATTTCGGACACTCATCCCTACTTGGACTTGGAATATGGGAACTGGAATGGGCCACTCAGCCCAATTAGACTGTGACTGACCTgtgtttcaactccatttacccggcTTAATCCCATAGCCCTTTGTACAAGTATCCGCCAAGAGAAATGGAACCCATTGAGCAGCATTGAATAAAACAATTCAAGACAAACTTTCTCTCATCACGCATTAGCTAAATCCACCATCAGAGAAAATCCTGAAGGATGCATGCAGAAGACACAAACATCCAGTTCGGGCCACAAACTGGTATTGTCGTTGGAAGTCTGACTCTGTCACACAAGTAAATATGAGGACATTTGTGTACAGAATCATTTATTTTGATAAAAGTGTGAAGAAATGAAACAACTGAAAACTATCATCTGTTTGTGAATGGCGCAAAAAACATACTGGGCTGTGTTGTGTTTTAGGCTCATTACCAGCACTCACAACAAATGGTTGCTTCATAAATAGTCTTGCATCATCCATGATTAAAAGCATACGTGAGGAATAATTGGGTTAGGTTGCTGCATAATTACTCTTATCCCTTTGATTTAGTCATGCCCACACCCGAATTGCCCATGAATGTTTCATCACGTGTTTTACTTCTTGTGCATGAAAGCCGTGCCACAATGTTAACGCTGTCCTTCAGGCTAAGTGAACAGTTAAATTTATGACACAAGATTAATTCACACAGAAGCAAACGAAATGGAGCAGAAAACGCATGCAACAGTTCTCGGCTTGAAAGGCCGATTAATGTTTTCTACACACGTGCAGCTCGGGAACATCGCGGATGTTCCAACAGccggaaaaaaaaactaaagctgAGGCTTGCGCATCAGAGACATGCAGGGGGAGTTCCATGGACTGAAAAGAAATTTAAGATGCTTTcttattaattaatttttaaaatatttctctCGACTTCAAgtccaagaaaaaaaaaagaaatctttcCATTTTTATTTGCTTGCACCGGTATCGATCTAAACTTTCCGGTCCTGATGAAGTGAAAGGCAGGACAGCCACGAGCACTTGGAAGCCTTGCAGTTGTATGACAAGTTTTCTCAGCAATAAATCAATGTTGGCTCAATTAATTGTGCTTGGTTAAAACTGACAAGGCAGTATTTATTGACCGTTCTCATTTCCCCGTAGGGCATTTGGAATCAACTGAAGAGCACCGTGGCTTGAGTGTCAGATCCAATGGCAGGTTCTATCCCCCCCGAAGCACATCAATGAGTCATTTGATTGAATCCAGCAGTCGTATATTTCTCTGTTGCTTGCCACCAAGTTTATTGAATTGAGTTCAATTTCGCCACAAGCCGTCGTGCGACCTGGACTTGTGACCTCGGAGCAGCTAACCTAGTATTAAATCTTGGCCTATTTCTCCAATAATAGTGCCCCATAAAGCAGTTAAGGTACACAAAGACAGGCCAAGCTCTGCACTTCTAATGAGCACTGATTAATGACACCACCCAATGTAGATGCTCATGTAAATGGCATAACATGCAGGCaataaaaattaagcattgtttcTACAAAGCTAaagttaaatatatttttttaaaccattGTCCTTCGACAAAAGGGGTGGATTCTTTTCGCATTGGGTTACCTGTCTGATGTGAGTTGAGGTGAGCCTGTTGCCAACTGTTCTGCACCTCTGGTGACCTGGACACTTTACCTGACtgaatttcacagaatttacagaacagaaacagaccattcggaTAGCGTGGTTTGTGTTTGTGTTTATTCTCTGAAAAACCTTCCACTCATCAGATTTCATCTAACCCTGTCAACATATCCATAGAACTATAGCAttcctgcagtgtagaaggaggcccatcgagtctgcagtgacgcaccaaaagagcaccctacctatggccaatcccctgccctatccccgcaacccccatctaacctgatcacctttggacaccaagggacaatttatcatggctcctCTCATTCCTTCCTCTTTAATGGTTTTTTTTTATTGCTTCCATTAAAATGCGACCCACCTCAACTATTTCTTGTGGTAGTAAGTACCTTATTCTAACATTCAGGCATCTCCTGAATTCCTTACTTTCATATATTCTATTCGTGACCCCAACTGTTTTTTTTATTATACTAATACCCCAAAACTCAAAAAAACTTAATGATGTCAGTTTAGTtgtatggggcgaaattctcagacccccccgcagggtcggagaattgcccggggccgccaaaaatcccgcccccgccgtggcagaaattctccgccatccgggaattggcgggggcgggaacagCGCCGcgccgagcggcgagccccctgcggcgattctccggcccgcgatgggctgaagtcccgccgctaggtggcctctcccaccgccgtggtttgaaccacctctggtgacagcaggatcggcggcgcgagcgggcccccggggtcctggggaggcgtggggtgatcggaccccagggggtgcgcCCATGGtgaccaggcctgcgatcggggcccaccgatcggcgggcaggccagtgccgtgggggcaccctttttcttccgccgccgccacggcctccaccatggcggaggcagag
Proteins encoded:
- the lingo2 gene encoding leucine-rich repeat and immunoglobulin-like domain-containing nogo receptor-interacting protein 2; this encodes MKALDTMVDCIGKVMLHAAISCWQPFLGLALIVILTGSTMGCPARCECTAQSKSVTCHRKRLTLIPEGIPIETKILDLSKNKLKNINPDEFASYTLLEVIDLSENIITIVEPGSFSNLFNLRSLRLRSNRLKLIPLGVFSGLSNLTMLDISENKIVILLDYTFQDLRNLKSLEVGDNDLVYISHRAFSGLLALQQLTLEKCNLTAVPTEALSHLHNLISLRLCHLHINAIHAYSFKKLYRLKHLEIDHWPLLDVLPANSLHGLNLTSLSITNTNLSAIPYAAFKHLIYLAYLNLSYNPISIVESGMLQDLIRLQELHLVRAQLLTIEPRSFKGLHTLRVLNVSHNLLDTLEESAFQTVKNLQLLCIDHNPLACDCRLLWMLQRRKALRFTQEQPICASPESIKGKRFQDFNDLYLPSYFTCQKPQIPDKSPQHLVIDEGQVAQFSCHADGDPLPIISWQSPRRRLITLKSNGRVTVLGDGTLELKFTQVQDSGVYICIASNAAGNDTFSVTLLVKGLSENLLGNKSSLYMTDLNDTHSNGTHVSMTVALDLKTILVSTAMGCFTFLGVVLFCFLLLFVWSRGKGKHKNNIDIEYIPRKTNGAAADTEQGGTRRFNMKMI